In Zingiber officinale cultivar Zhangliang chromosome 3B, Zo_v1.1, whole genome shotgun sequence, a single window of DNA contains:
- the LOC122056279 gene encoding probable receptor-like serine/threonine-protein kinase At5g57670 isoform X1: MGLKSLLLLFKFGRRKRKEEEPRPPSGAEPLKKPAWRCFSHEEIHKATNGFHQAGNLVGKGGSAEVYRGVLEDGQAIAVKRIALASSEEQERDFLTELGTVGHVHHPNVSLLVGCCIELGFYLIFEFASNGSVSSNIHDESSPPLEWKSRYEIALGSARGLHYLHKGCQRRIIHRDIKASNILLDHNFEPQISDFGLAKWLPSEWSYRTVKPIEGTFGCLAPEYFMYGIVHEKTDVFAFGVFLLEIISGRKPVDVSHKNLVSWAKPYLRDGTIRMLLDSRLEEHYDYEQLHKLTFAASLCIRAAPASRPSMTEVLNIIEGNEILQDELKMLSEDKEDEEESWGFEDLDYSDEESDTSSLWTASSHS; the protein is encoded by the exons ATGGGCCTCAAAAGCCTGCTTCTGCTGTTTAAATTCGGCCggaggaagaggaaagaagaagagccGCGCCCTCCTTCCGGTGCCGAACCACTGAAAAAACCAGCCTGGAGATGCTTCTCCCACGAGGAGATCCACAAAGCCACCAACGGCTTCCACCAAG CAGGCAATTTGGTGGGGAAGGGAGGGTCCGCGGAGGTGTACAGGGGAGTGCTCGAGGACGGACAGGCGATTGCGGTCAAGAGGATAGCCCTTGCGTCGTCGGAGGAGCAAGAAAGGGACTTCTTGACGGAGCTGGGCACCGTCGGTCATGTTCACCACCCCAACGTCTCACTCCTCGTCGGGTGCTGCATTGAGCTCGGTTTCTATCTGATCTTCGAGTTCGCCTCCAATGGCTCAGTCTCCTCCAACATCCACG ATGAGAGCAGTCCTCCATTGGAGTGGAAGTCGAGGTACGAGATTGCTCTGGGAAGTGCAAGAGGACTGCATTACCTGCACAAGGGTTGCCAGAGAAGGATCATCCACAGAGACATCAAGGCCTCCAACATACTCCTCGATCATAATTTTGAGCCTCAA ATATCAGACTTCGGGCTCGCGAAATGGCTTCCGTCGGAGTGGAGCTATCGCACGGTGAAGCCGATTGAAGGCACATTTGG GTGTTTGGCACCGGAGTACTTCATGTATGGGATAGTACATGAGAAGACTGATGTCTTTGCGTTTGGGGTGTTCCTCTTGGAGATCATATCGGGAAGGAAGCCGGTCGATGTCTCTCACAAAAACTTGGTTAGCTGG GCAAAACCTTATCTAAGAGATGGCACAATACGAATGCTGCTCGATTCAAGATTGGAAGAACATTACGACTACGAGCAGCTACACAAGCTCACTTTTGCAGCCTCCCTTTGCATCAGGGCAGCACCGGCATCTCGCCCATCGATGACCGAG GTACTGAACATAATCGAAGGCAACGAGATTTTGCAAGATGAATTGAAGATGCTAAGTGAGGACAAGGAGGACGAAGAAGAATCTTGGGGCTTTGAAGATTTGGACTACTCGGACGAAGAATCTGACACCTCGTCTTTGTGGACCGCGAGCTCTCATTCATGA
- the LOC122056279 gene encoding probable receptor-like serine/threonine-protein kinase At5g57670 isoform X2, with amino-acid sequence MGLKSLLLLFKFGRRKRKEEEPRPPSGAEPLKKPAWRCFSHEEIHKATNGFHQGNLVGKGGSAEVYRGVLEDGQAIAVKRIALASSEEQERDFLTELGTVGHVHHPNVSLLVGCCIELGFYLIFEFASNGSVSSNIHDESSPPLEWKSRYEIALGSARGLHYLHKGCQRRIIHRDIKASNILLDHNFEPQISDFGLAKWLPSEWSYRTVKPIEGTFGCLAPEYFMYGIVHEKTDVFAFGVFLLEIISGRKPVDVSHKNLVSWAKPYLRDGTIRMLLDSRLEEHYDYEQLHKLTFAASLCIRAAPASRPSMTEVLNIIEGNEILQDELKMLSEDKEDEEESWGFEDLDYSDEESDTSSLWTASSHS; translated from the exons ATGGGCCTCAAAAGCCTGCTTCTGCTGTTTAAATTCGGCCggaggaagaggaaagaagaagagccGCGCCCTCCTTCCGGTGCCGAACCACTGAAAAAACCAGCCTGGAGATGCTTCTCCCACGAGGAGATCCACAAAGCCACCAACGGCTTCCACCAAG GCAATTTGGTGGGGAAGGGAGGGTCCGCGGAGGTGTACAGGGGAGTGCTCGAGGACGGACAGGCGATTGCGGTCAAGAGGATAGCCCTTGCGTCGTCGGAGGAGCAAGAAAGGGACTTCTTGACGGAGCTGGGCACCGTCGGTCATGTTCACCACCCCAACGTCTCACTCCTCGTCGGGTGCTGCATTGAGCTCGGTTTCTATCTGATCTTCGAGTTCGCCTCCAATGGCTCAGTCTCCTCCAACATCCACG ATGAGAGCAGTCCTCCATTGGAGTGGAAGTCGAGGTACGAGATTGCTCTGGGAAGTGCAAGAGGACTGCATTACCTGCACAAGGGTTGCCAGAGAAGGATCATCCACAGAGACATCAAGGCCTCCAACATACTCCTCGATCATAATTTTGAGCCTCAA ATATCAGACTTCGGGCTCGCGAAATGGCTTCCGTCGGAGTGGAGCTATCGCACGGTGAAGCCGATTGAAGGCACATTTGG GTGTTTGGCACCGGAGTACTTCATGTATGGGATAGTACATGAGAAGACTGATGTCTTTGCGTTTGGGGTGTTCCTCTTGGAGATCATATCGGGAAGGAAGCCGGTCGATGTCTCTCACAAAAACTTGGTTAGCTGG GCAAAACCTTATCTAAGAGATGGCACAATACGAATGCTGCTCGATTCAAGATTGGAAGAACATTACGACTACGAGCAGCTACACAAGCTCACTTTTGCAGCCTCCCTTTGCATCAGGGCAGCACCGGCATCTCGCCCATCGATGACCGAG GTACTGAACATAATCGAAGGCAACGAGATTTTGCAAGATGAATTGAAGATGCTAAGTGAGGACAAGGAGGACGAAGAAGAATCTTGGGGCTTTGAAGATTTGGACTACTCGGACGAAGAATCTGACACCTCGTCTTTGTGGACCGCGAGCTCTCATTCATGA
- the LOC122054788 gene encoding secreted RxLR effector protein 161-like, with amino-acid sequence MQNPMKPHLEAVRRILRYVKSTIDYDLVYKRIGDCKLVGYCDADYAGDHDTRRSTTGYLFKLGSGAISWCSKRQPTVSLSSTEAEYRAAAMAAQESTWLIQLLNNLHQPVDYAVPIYCDNQSPIRLAENPIFHARTKHVEVHYHSIREKVLQEEIEMRQISTDDQVADLFTKGFERQQIQKVS; translated from the coding sequence ATGCAAAATCCAATGAAGCCTCATTTGGAAGCAGTTCGACGAATACTAAGATATGTGAAGAGCACAATTGATTATGATCTTGTGTATAAAAGAATTGGAGACTGTAAGTTAGTTGGTTACTGTGATGCTGACTATGCAGGAGATCATGACACCAGAAGGTCAACAACTGGTTACTTATTTAAGCTTGGTTCTGGAGCAATTTCTTGGTGCAGCAAGAGACAACCAACTGTATCATTATCAAGCACTGAAGCTGAGTATCGAGCAGCAGCAATGGCAGCTCAAGAAAGCACATGGTTGATTCAACTATTAAATAACCTACATCAACCAGTTGATTATGCAGTTCCAATATATTGTGACAATCAATCGCCAATTCGTTTGGCGGAAAATCCGATCTTTCATGCAAGAACTAAACATGTTGAAGTGCACTATCATTCTATCAGAGAAAAAGTTCTCCAAGAAGAAATTGAGATGAGACAAATCAGTACAGATGATCAAGTTGCAGATTTGTTCACAAAAGGCTTTGAGCGCCAGCAAATTCAAAAGGTTTCGTGA
- the LOC122056280 gene encoding uncharacterized protein LOC122056280 isoform X2 produces MEEREDVRKEDEFADTISSYGRRIILQNYQERVTCSEIKNSFSEMNFYSDDELEWVQSCVHKINYSRPWKGATVLQ; encoded by the exons ATGGAAGAGCGAGAAGATGTTAGAAAGGAAGATGAGTTTGCAG ATACTATCTCATCCTATGGCAGAAGAATCATTCTTCAAAATTATCAGGAGAGAGTTACTTGTTCTGAAATAAAGAATTCTTTCTCAGAAATGAATTTCTACTCTGATGATGAGTTG GAATGGGTTCAAAGCTGCGTACATAAAATAAACTATTCACGACCTTGGAAAGGAGCAACAGTCTTGCAGTAA
- the LOC122056280 gene encoding uncharacterized protein LOC122056280 isoform X1 — MKKHVECHGRDSVRNTMLKHEDIFRQQVRELHRLYQVQKMLMIELVKKEAELHSLPSTEATAAVADTKTRIWSSASTSEITQSSRVSNVNQPAACSTRAGGFLSRELSFCSRDRSTVHDMGFDQPAEENTFRDRNTKQLRETWSDDGAEIDLTLSIVCGPRNKKDQSVSPCPNA, encoded by the exons ATGAAGAAACATGTTGAATGCCATGGCAGAGATTCTGTGAGGAATACAATGTTGAAGCATGAAGACATTTTCAGGCAGCAG GTTCGTGAGCTCCATCGTCTGTATCAAGTCCAGAAGATGCTGATGATTGAGCTGGTGAAAAAGGAAGCAGAACTCCATTCGTTGCCAAGTACTGAAGCTACAGCAGCAGTGGCAGATACAAAGACTAGAATCTGGAGCAGTGCTTCAACCTCCGAGATAACCCAATCTTCTCGTGTCAGTAATGTGAACCAACCTGCAGCTTGCAGCACAAGGGCAGGAGGCTTCCTCTCAAGGGAGCTAAGTTTCTGCTCTCGTGACCGATCGACTGTGCATGACATGGGCTTCGATCAACCAGCTGAAGAGAACACTTTCAGAGACAGGAACACCAAACAGCTCCGAGAAACATGGTCTGATGATGGAGCTGAAATTGACTTGACACTTAGCATAGTTTGCGGTCCTAGAAACAAAAAAGATCAAAGTGTTTCGCCGTGTCCGAATGCCTAA